TTGCCAATGTAAGAATAATTTGCGATTTGGCTGATAGTTGACAGTTGACAGTTGATTATGGTTTCCCCGATCTCCCTCACTCCTCGCTCCTCGCTCCTCACTCCTCGTATCAACAAACTCCCCAAACAACTGCGGTAACAAAGTCGGTGGTGCGGCGAGGTGGACTTCTGCCCCGCTAGCGGTTAAGCTCCAGATATTCGATCGCGCTACCCGTGAATGAAGAATATCCCCGACGATCGCAATTTTTTTCCCCTGTAACAGTTCCAAGCGCGGACGATCGGGATCGAGCAGAGTGCAAATTGTAAATAGGTCGAGTAAAGCTTGAGAAGGATGTTCGTGCTGTCCGTCCCCAGCATTTAAGACTCCGACGCGGACACCCAAGCGATCCATTTCAGCTGCGATCGCTTGAGGAACTCCCGCTTCTCGATGGCGGATCACCATCATATCGGTTCCCATTGCCAAGTAGGTTTTTGCTGTGTCTAATATTGTTTCTCCCTTCGTCAAAGAAGAGGTAGAGGCGGTAAAGTTTAGCGTATCTGCCGATAAACGTTTGGCTGCTAATTCAAAACTGCTGCGGGTACGAGTCGAAGATTCAAAAAATAAATTCGTTACCACCTGTCCTTGTAAGGTTGGGACTTTCTTCGTCCGCCGCGTCAACACCTCTCGAAAACTCGCAGCGGTCTGCAACACCGTGTTGTATTCTTCCGGCGTAAAATCTTCTAGGGACAAAATGTGATGGCGATTCCAAATCATGGGGAGCAGGGAGAAGAGAGCTGAGGGAGCGATCGGGAGCTGAGGGAGCAAAACAATTCACGCATTCACGCATTCAAAATTCTTACACCCCACACTTCCCACACCCTACACCCTACACCCTACACCCTATCTACTACCAGCCACTAGTCACTGTCAACCGTCAACCAACAACCAATTACCCATTAAAAAGACTGTTAATTGCTGAGAGCAATTCGTTTAAGTTTACTGGTTTATGAAAGTAACCGTCAGCCCCTTGTTGTAAAGCACGGCGACGAGTTGCCATATCTGCTTCAAATGAAAGAAACCAGATAGGTATACTAGCTGTAATCGGTTCATCACGCAACTGTCTTAAAATTTCGTATCCATTTTGTTCTGGCAGCTCCAGTTCGCAAATAATTAAGTTTGGCTGTTGTTCTCTGGCTAATTGTAAGCCCGAGCGACTATTATCTGCGGTCAAAACCTGAAAGTTATTCAAGGCGAAAAAGTCAGAAATTAATAGTAGAGAATATTCATCATTATCAATTACTAGAATTTTCCTCACTGCTATCTCGCGATAAACTTCATCTCAGAACAGAATTAGTACCTACCTCACACTAATTTGGAGATTTTGACTGCAATCCCAAGTAGTTCGTAGTAATTACGGACTTGTTTTTACAACTTTGTAACGCTATAACTTTTGTTATACAGTATCATATTATACCTCAGTTTTACTAAACTAACTTTTTTAGTAATGTATAGACAGTCCAAATTTATTCGCACGCTAGTGTTATAGCAATTCTCGATTGCGTGCGTGACACTTGTAGGGGCGCACGGCTGCGCGCCCTTATAGATCGGATCGTGTGTTTTACCCAATTGAAAACCGCTATATAATAAAGCGCTTCAGATTTTCATCCGCTTTAAACTAGTATTTAAACTAGTAATAAACTTCACAAAGAGCGTGGGTAAATTCTCTTCTACACGGATGCGATCGATTAGACGATAAACAACGCGGCAATGACGATGAGTTGATGTAGCAGTCCGATTGGTACATTAGAGCGATCGCGCTTTGAGAAAGGTAGCCAAACAGCTTACGATCGAGAATAGAGACGCTTATGGGGAAACACTGCATGGATACGAAAGCTTTTAAACGATCGCTCCAACACTCGGAAAACTATCATCGTAAAGGGTTCGGTCATGAAGCTGAAGTTTCTGAGATGTTGCAGTCGGAATATCAAAGCAATCTGGTGCAGCAAATCCGAGATAACGGCTATACTCTGCAACAAGGTGACGTAACAATTCGCTTAGCCGAGGCATTTGGTTTTTGCTGGGGAGTAGAACGAGCCGTAGCAATGGCATACGAGACGCGCCAACATTTCCCCA
This genomic stretch from Scytonema millei VB511283 harbors:
- a CDS encoding response regulator; the protein is MRKILVIDNDEYSLLLISDFFALNNFQVLTADNSRSGLQLAREQQPNLIICELELPEQNGYEILRQLRDEPITASIPIWFLSFEADMATRRRALQQGADGYFHKPVNLNELLSAINSLFNG
- a CDS encoding aspartate carbamoyltransferase catalytic subunit, translated to MIWNRHHILSLEDFTPEEYNTVLQTAASFREVLTRRTKKVPTLQGQVVTNLFFESSTRTRSSFELAAKRLSADTLNFTASTSSLTKGETILDTAKTYLAMGTDMMVIRHREAGVPQAIAAEMDRLGVRVGVLNAGDGQHEHPSQALLDLFTICTLLDPDRPRLELLQGKKIAIVGDILHSRVARSNIWSLTASGAEVHLAAPPTLLPQLFGEFVDTRSEERGARSEGDRGNHNQLSTVNYQPNRKLFLHWQIEPALQDADFVMTLRLQRERMTQHLLPSIREYHQSFGITRDRLQFCKPDVKVLHPGPVNRGVEISSDLMDDPQFSLISQQVTSGVAVRMALLYLMGGGKV